Proteins encoded in a region of the Acidobacteriota bacterium genome:
- a CDS encoding M48 family metalloprotease: MKFTVAFLTGCLAVAVTTPAAAQFGRLGKALGKAADMQQDLSFSDEEEAVLGSEISAKLREKYGVVQDKAVHKYVTLVGTLLASESSRPGLKWTFVVLDTDGINAFAAPGGYVHITRGALGLIQNEAELADVLAHEIGHVTAKHTIKAIQKSKLVGLGAKATRKDVLSQAADRGYEMLLENNFDRGDEMDADKTGVTLANGAGYAPAGLGAFLTRLAERNKNLKDRSGLFASHPDTKARIDALGKVIGAGKLTAAATVQGRYGQSISYKPTPVAAVSGDAGDGAKTAEGTGGTLGLTGLAGLGREKSGGQTVSSAGSRGVNPDRDAKGGPVKTLVTVSVTSAEIEQFRKGITG; this comes from the coding sequence ATGAAGTTCACGGTCGCGTTTCTCACCGGGTGCCTGGCGGTGGCGGTGACGACGCCAGCGGCCGCGCAGTTCGGCCGTTTGGGCAAGGCGCTGGGCAAGGCCGCCGACATGCAACAGGATCTCTCGTTCAGCGACGAGGAAGAAGCGGTCCTCGGCAGCGAGATCAGCGCGAAGCTCCGCGAGAAGTACGGCGTCGTCCAGGACAAGGCGGTGCACAAGTACGTGACGCTCGTCGGCACGCTGCTCGCCTCGGAGAGCAGCCGGCCGGGGCTCAAGTGGACGTTCGTCGTGCTCGACACGGACGGCATCAACGCGTTCGCCGCGCCGGGCGGCTACGTGCACATCACGCGCGGCGCGCTCGGGCTGATCCAGAACGAGGCCGAGCTGGCCGACGTGCTCGCACATGAGATCGGGCACGTCACGGCGAAGCACACGATCAAGGCGATCCAGAAGTCGAAGCTCGTCGGGCTCGGCGCCAAGGCCACGCGCAAAGACGTGCTCAGCCAGGCGGCCGACCGCGGCTACGAGATGCTGCTCGAGAACAACTTCGATCGCGGCGACGAGATGGACGCCGACAAGACCGGCGTGACGCTCGCCAACGGCGCGGGCTACGCGCCGGCCGGCCTCGGCGCGTTCCTCACGCGGCTGGCCGAGCGCAACAAGAACCTGAAGGACCGCAGCGGCCTGTTCGCGTCGCATCCCGACACCAAGGCCCGCATCGACGCGCTCGGCAAGGTGATCGGCGCCGGCAAGTTGACGGCGGCCGCGACCGTCCAGGGCCGGTACGGCCAGTCGATCAGCTACAAGCCCACTCCTGTCGCGGCGGTTTCAGGGGACGCCGGTGACGGAGCCAAGACCGCGGAAGGCACGGGCGGCACGCTCGGCCTCACGGGGCTCGCGGGTCTCGGCCGCGAGAAGTCCGGCGGCCAGACGGTATCGTCGGCCGGGTCGCGAGGCGTCAACCCCGATCGCGACGCGAAGGGCGGGCCCGTGAAGACGCTCGTGACCGTGAGCGTGACGTCCGCCGAGATCGAGCAGTTCAGGAAAGGCATCACCGGGTGA
- a CDS encoding adenylate/guanylate cyclase domain-containing protein, with protein sequence MSPAPRPGRLPRHAGRAMLVGVGIAMAATAFAAGLGRTGFARAVESRSYDARVRATAAAVSAASPIAIVEINESSVRAMEPVVGRWPWPRLVHASAIDYLTRAGARVVAYDVLFNEREGRSSSIINGRAITGEESDRALVDSVRRAGNVILLAEAVYEGLAGAMPAAGEDVPLPGPVYRPGSGFVVRPSVTPPFRDLAFAAAAIGHNYLAKDFNSDLARRVAPFVEAGGRAIPSLGTAAALMYLTRRPEDVALRDGVLDVGGLAVPLGEDDAPHDPGMPSYEALLTYRRPVTDADGAVATFPTYSFFDVVLSEDNMLSGKPPVVPLSAFDGKIVFVGTTASGLFDRYATPFPTGAAGVELHATFAENLLTGTFMRRASPGTDLLVAGAAALAVAVAAALLPVSLAVVITGVVAGATGYGLTLGVGRGLWISAVVPAAAVALALFGGVAWRYVVEDREKRRIRRLFGQYVSKDVAEQLMADPSLVRLGGQRREMTVLFSDIRGFTSASERATPEAVVAQLNEYFGAMVDVLFRHGGTLDKFVGDMVMGLFGAPIDDPRHADHAVEAALDMIRTLERLNVKWQHEGRPVLNIGIGINSGEMIAGNIGSEAIMSYTVIGDAVNLGSRLESLNKDYGTRILISESTRASLTVPVATRPLGAVTVKGRSQPVQIYEVREAAPPSMEQSR encoded by the coding sequence ATGTCCCCGGCTCCCCGCCCAGGTCGCCTGCCGCGGCACGCCGGCCGCGCCATGCTCGTGGGCGTCGGCATCGCGATGGCCGCCACGGCATTCGCCGCCGGCCTCGGCCGCACCGGGTTCGCCCGCGCGGTGGAGAGCCGGAGCTACGACGCCCGGGTGAGAGCGACGGCGGCTGCCGTATCCGCGGCCTCGCCGATCGCCATCGTCGAAATCAACGAGTCCTCGGTGCGCGCCATGGAGCCGGTCGTCGGCCGATGGCCGTGGCCGAGGCTCGTCCACGCGAGCGCCATCGACTACCTGACGCGCGCCGGTGCGCGGGTGGTCGCGTACGACGTGCTGTTCAACGAGCGCGAGGGCCGGTCGTCGTCGATCATCAACGGCCGCGCGATCACGGGCGAGGAATCGGATCGCGCGCTCGTCGACTCGGTGCGGCGCGCCGGCAACGTCATCCTCCTCGCCGAAGCCGTGTACGAGGGGCTCGCTGGCGCGATGCCGGCGGCCGGCGAGGACGTCCCGCTGCCCGGTCCGGTGTACCGGCCCGGATCGGGGTTCGTCGTGCGCCCCTCCGTCACGCCGCCGTTCCGGGACCTGGCATTCGCGGCGGCAGCGATCGGGCACAACTACCTGGCCAAGGACTTCAACTCCGACCTCGCGCGCCGCGTGGCGCCCTTCGTCGAAGCCGGCGGCCGCGCCATCCCATCGCTCGGAACCGCCGCGGCGCTCATGTATCTCACGCGCCGCCCCGAGGACGTCGCGCTGCGTGACGGCGTGCTCGACGTCGGCGGGCTGGCGGTCCCGCTCGGCGAGGACGATGCGCCGCATGACCCAGGGATGCCGTCGTACGAGGCGCTCCTCACGTACCGCCGGCCGGTGACGGACGCCGACGGCGCCGTCGCCACGTTCCCGACGTACTCCTTCTTCGACGTCGTGCTCTCGGAAGACAACATGTTGAGCGGCAAACCGCCGGTGGTGCCGCTCTCCGCGTTCGACGGCAAGATCGTGTTCGTCGGCACGACCGCCTCCGGGCTGTTCGATCGGTACGCGACGCCGTTCCCGACCGGCGCGGCTGGCGTCGAGCTGCACGCGACGTTTGCCGAGAACCTGTTGACCGGCACGTTCATGCGGCGGGCGTCGCCGGGCACCGACCTGCTGGTTGCCGGGGCGGCCGCGCTCGCGGTGGCCGTCGCGGCGGCGCTGCTGCCCGTCTCTCTCGCGGTGGTGATCACCGGCGTCGTCGCAGGCGCGACCGGATATGGGCTCACGCTGGGGGTAGGGCGGGGGCTATGGATCTCGGCCGTCGTGCCGGCGGCCGCCGTGGCCCTGGCGCTCTTCGGCGGCGTCGCATGGCGCTACGTGGTCGAGGACCGCGAGAAACGGCGGATTCGCCGGCTGTTCGGGCAGTACGTGTCGAAGGACGTGGCCGAGCAATTGATGGCGGATCCGTCGCTCGTGCGCCTCGGCGGCCAGCGGCGCGAGATGACCGTGCTCTTCTCGGATATTCGCGGTTTTACCTCGGCATCCGAACGCGCGACACCGGAGGCGGTGGTCGCCCAGCTCAACGAGTATTTCGGCGCCATGGTCGACGTGCTGTTCCGCCACGGGGGGACGCTCGATAAGTTCGTGGGCGACATGGTCATGGGGCTGTTCGGAGCGCCGATCGACGACCCCCGCCATGCGGATCACGCCGTCGAAGCGGCGCTGGACATGATAAGAACGCTCGAGCGCCTGAACGTGAAGTGGCAGCACGAAGGCCGACCGGTGCTGAACATCGGGATCGGCATCAACTCGGGCGAGATGATCGCCGGCAACATCGGATCGGAAGCCATCATGAGCTACACGGTGATCGGCGATGCCGTCAATCTCGGGTCCCGGCTCGAATCGCTCAACAAGGATTACGGCACGCGTATCCTCATCAGCGAATCCACGCGCGCGTCGCTGACCGTGCCGGTCGCGACGCGCCCGCTCGGCGCCGTCACGGTGAAGGGGCGGTCGCAGCCCGTGCAGATCTACGAGGTGCGCGAGGCCGCGCCTCCATCCATGGAGCAGTCACGATGA